One genomic segment of uncultured Methanobrevibacter sp. includes these proteins:
- a CDS encoding PBSX family phage terminase large subunit, producing the protein MKQTKQYFEYGEFGRTAINFLENSDAWINVAHGSVRSGKTITCNARWLTFLAESNSDEFLISGKTSSSLKRNVINPLMAMMNTEDIPHEFHQYDGELIIDGKTCYCMGFNDEKAVDVIAGMSVGGWLADEIARCPQSAVEMAISRCSDIGAKMFWNTNPDSPYHYLFTNYINDHELLKSGTVKTWKFLLDDNPNLPPEYVEELKRVNQKSEVFYKRNILGEWVIAEGAIYDMFDTKENVFTWNYLNHDFPADQQIHEINICCDYGVSTVTTFGVMGIHRDIAHGNTYYLLEETYYDKEDIGVAQSDSERVDDIVMLQDKYHLDNNSTIYLPHDAASLKTACQKDNRVKLKIKTYAPDTYEDIKKTQDLIANRRFLIHQDCVNSISQVQTYSWDKKAQQRGEDRPLKLNDHCPDMWRGGLYGPANITTNATPLGVIYF; encoded by the coding sequence ATGAAGCAGACTAAACAATATTTTGAATATGGTGAATTTGGAAGAACTGCTATAAATTTTCTTGAGAATAGTGATGCTTGGATTAATGTTGCTCATGGATCAGTGAGGTCCGGTAAGACAATTACATGTAATGCAAGATGGTTAACTTTTCTTGCTGAATCTAATTCTGATGAATTCCTAATAAGTGGTAAGACATCATCATCTTTGAAAAGGAATGTTATTAATCCATTAATGGCAATGATGAATACTGAGGATATTCCTCATGAGTTTCATCAATATGATGGTGAATTAATCATTGATGGTAAAACCTGTTATTGCATGGGATTCAATGATGAGAAAGCCGTTGATGTCATCGCAGGTATGTCTGTCGGGGGATGGTTAGCAGATGAGATAGCAAGATGCCCACAATCTGCCGTGGAGATGGCCATATCACGTTGCAGTGATATTGGAGCTAAAATGTTCTGGAATACCAATCCAGATAGTCCTTACCATTATCTTTTCACTAATTACATTAACGACCATGAATTATTAAAATCAGGAACAGTCAAAACATGGAAGTTCCTATTAGATGACAACCCAAACTTACCACCAGAATATGTAGAAGAATTGAAACGTGTTAATCAGAAATCTGAAGTATTCTATAAAAGGAATATTCTTGGTGAATGGGTTATTGCCGAAGGAGCAATCTATGACATGTTCGACACTAAAGAAAATGTCTTTACATGGAATTACTTAAATCATGATTTTCCTGCAGATCAACAAATTCATGAAATCAACATATGCTGCGACTACGGAGTAAGTACCGTTACAACTTTTGGAGTAATGGGCATACATCGTGATATCGCTCATGGTAACACCTACTATTTATTAGAGGAAACCTACTATGACAAAGAAGATATCGGTGTAGCACAATCAGACTCCGAACGTGTAGATGACATTGTAATGTTACAGGACAAATACCACCTGGACAACAACAGCACAATCTATCTACCTCATGATGCAGCAAGCTTAAAAACTGCTTGTCAAAAAGACAATCGTGTTAAATTAAAAATTAAAACTTATGCTCCAGATACCTATGAGGATATTAAAAAAACACAAGACCTCATAGCTAATAGGAGATTCTTAATACATCAAGACTGTGTAAATAGCATAAGTCAAGTTCAAACTTATAGTTGGGATAAGAAAGCTCAACAAAGAGGAGAAGACAGGCCATTAAAACTCAACGACCACTGCCCCGACATGTGGAGAGGCGGATTATACGGTCCTGCAAATATAACAACCAACGCAACACCATTAGGTGTAATCTACTTTTAA
- a CDS encoding DNA cytosine methyltransferase translates to MNSQKRNIHNKPKVISTFSGCGGSSYGYKLAGYEVLLAVEMDTHAVATYQKNFPNTPIYYGDIHKLSVEKIFDITGLTPGELDLFDGSPPCQGFSTAGQRDFCDFKNQLYHEYIRLLRGLYPKTFVMENVSGMVKGNMKIIFKDILRELKNSGYDVRAKLMNAQYYNCPTSRQRMIFIGVRKDLKIPASHPKPKTQPIPCKKSIGHLEGKIKPNNSSITKYSIYLRPGQKSGDVPNFPTKTRDIYRLLPNKPCPTITRKPQLVHYKEDRELDVSELSILQSFTYEDNDFKWIGSENQVKERIGNSVPPNLMRAIAEHIKVNVLDKIS, encoded by the coding sequence ATGAACTCCCAAAAGAGGAATATTCACAATAAACCTAAAGTAATCTCAACATTTAGTGGATGTGGTGGAAGCAGCTATGGATACAAACTAGCAGGATATGAAGTCCTACTCGCAGTCGAAATGGACACACATGCAGTAGCAACATATCAAAAAAACTTCCCAAACACACCAATCTATTACGGTGATATCCACAAATTAAGTGTTGAAAAAATCTTCGACATAACAGGATTAACTCCTGGTGAACTAGACCTATTCGACGGGTCACCACCATGTCAAGGATTCAGTACAGCTGGACAAAGAGACTTTTGTGACTTCAAAAATCAATTATACCATGAATACATCAGACTACTAAGAGGATTATATCCAAAGACATTCGTAATGGAAAATGTCTCCGGAATGGTCAAAGGTAACATGAAGATCATCTTCAAAGACATCCTACGTGAACTAAAAAATAGTGGATATGATGTTCGTGCAAAACTAATGAACGCACAATACTACAACTGCCCAACAAGTCGGCAAAGGATGATATTCATAGGTGTAAGAAAAGACTTAAAGATACCTGCAAGTCACCCAAAACCAAAAACCCAACCAATACCATGTAAAAAGAGTATTGGACATTTAGAAGGTAAAATTAAACCTAACAACTCAAGCATCACAAAATATAGTATTTACTTACGACCAGGACAAAAGTCCGGTGATGTTCCAAACTTCCCAACAAAGACAAGGGACATATACAGATTATTGCCGAATAAACCATGTCCAACAATCACACGAAAACCTCAACTCGTCCATTATAAAGAAGACAGAGAATTAGATGTAAGTGAACTAAGCATACTTCAAAGTTTCACTTATGAGGATAATGATTTCAAATGGATTGGTAGTGAAAATCAAGTTAAAGAAAGGATAGGTAATAGTGTACCACCAAACTTAATGCGTGCTATTGCAGAGCATATCAAGGTGAATGTGTTGGATAAAATTTCATAA
- a CDS encoding ParB N-terminal domain-containing protein: MKIEKIKITDLVPAEYNPRKITPEEKQKLKNSIDNFGIVEPILIALSDNEIIGGHQRFDVLFDQYLLDNNIFKELNLLRLNESFGWVFPDNDKSLESEDMKKALNLVLNRVSGEWDENKLQAIFTELKDSGFNNMGLTGFNNDEITGFTGLKELNEDATIVEEDIQLDTSMIIPEDEPEYDESIADNIETITCPRCGYELPKEEYSQ; encoded by the coding sequence ATGAAAATCGAAAAAATAAAAATAACAGACCTAGTACCAGCCGAATACAATCCACGAAAAATAACTCCTGAAGAAAAACAGAAGTTAAAAAATAGTATTGATAACTTTGGAATAGTTGAACCAATATTAATAGCTTTATCTGATAATGAAATCATTGGAGGACATCAAAGATTTGACGTCCTATTCGACCAATACCTATTAGATAACAATATCTTCAAAGAACTAAACCTCTTACGATTAAATGAAAGTTTCGGATGGGTATTCCCAGACAATGATAAATCATTAGAATCAGAAGATATGAAAAAAGCATTAAACCTAGTATTGAATCGTGTAAGTGGAGAATGGGATGAAAATAAATTACAAGCCATCTTCACAGAATTAAAAGACTCCGGATTCAACAACATGGGTTTAACAGGATTCAACAACGATGAAATAACTGGTTTCACAGGATTAAAAGAACTAAATGAAGACGCAACTATTGTTGAAGAAGACATTCAACTTGACACATCAATGATAATCCCTGAAGATGAACCAGAATACGATGAATCCATCGCAGATAATATTGAAACAATAACTTGTCCAAGGTGTGGATATGAACTCCCAAAAGAGGAATATTCACAATAA
- a CDS encoding ASCH domain-containing protein: protein MYDLLKFNKKYYSDITSGIKTQTIRKHNKKFKENQIVKAIFPGTEKESYIQITDTGYKQFKYLNDEDAKLEGYKSVNELKSELLDIYPTLDNLTRIYYIRFKVVDINAR, encoded by the coding sequence ATGTACGATTTATTAAAATTCAACAAAAAATATTACTCTGACATAACCTCTGGAATAAAAACTCAAACAATAAGAAAACACAACAAAAAATTCAAAGAAAATCAAATAGTCAAAGCAATCTTCCCAGGAACAGAAAAAGAATCCTACATTCAAATAACAGATACAGGATACAAACAATTCAAATACTTAAATGATGAAGATGCAAAACTAGAAGGATACAAATCAGTTAATGAATTAAAATCAGAATTACTGGACATATACCCAACCTTAGATAATCTAACACGAATTTACTATATCCGGTTTAAAGTAGTTGATATTAATGCAAGATAA
- a CDS encoding DUF3310 domain-containing protein, with product MLNKLLKDEEFGKIFFAELLNQNGAETGIDTERMFKEWARENSNSTLDGVELERFKQNLVKEMHSSPDENLVVLGDVLDKENGDDDMEDIPISIRELEEKGKEPTEKLAEPEYYAGNGLSPLEAFKKGLLSREETIGFIKGNVIKYTVRAGHKENASTDIVKAIDYLGHLKRLYESDAYYIDKVAERMVIKAFEGLNEIEDKQ from the coding sequence ATGTTAAATAAGTTATTAAAAGATGAGGAATTTGGCAAAATCTTTTTTGCTGAATTATTAAATCAGAACGGTGCTGAAACTGGAATCGACACGGAAAGAATGTTTAAAGAATGGGCACGGGAGAATTCAAACAGTACTTTAGATGGAGTTGAATTAGAAAGATTCAAACAGAATCTAGTCAAAGAGATGCATTCATCTCCTGATGAAAATTTGGTTGTTTTAGGGGATGTGCTTGACAAAGAAAATGGGGATGATGATATGGAAGATATACCAATCAGTATTAGAGAACTTGAAGAAAAAGGAAAAGAACCAACTGAAAAATTAGCTGAACCGGAATATTATGCTGGAAATGGATTAAGTCCATTAGAAGCATTTAAAAAAGGATTATTATCACGTGAAGAAACAATTGGGTTCATCAAAGGAAATGTGATTAAATATACTGTTCGTGCAGGGCATAAAGAAAATGCTTCAACGGATATTGTTAAAGCAATTGATTATTTGGGGCATTTGAAGAGATTATATGAATCTGATGCATATTATATTGATAAAGTTGCTGAAAGAATGGTTATAAAAGCATTTGAAGGCCTTAATGAAATCGAGGATAAACAATGA
- a CDS encoding ERCC4 domain-containing protein has product MSKKIKNFNIQIDHREHDDRIRKAACYYKSKGDTVNVKELLIGDYVFNNQVCFEYKTLKDFIGSVESKRVFNQAIDQTTSFPYHFVIIVASDMEKHEYFDGLDGEAYVFGWDNYDGAIARLNTFTTVKECSTEERAIKFMRQQARKCIDNKHVVKRLKQKTDNPAFNYLALTKHIGDDTAELIVDNLGVYDLDDLLQLDNNTLQEINGVGSKKAGIVMRAINKKKRGL; this is encoded by the coding sequence ATGTCAAAGAAAATAAAAAACTTCAACATTCAAATAGATCATCGTGAACATGATGACCGTATACGAAAAGCAGCATGTTATTACAAATCTAAAGGAGATACTGTAAATGTTAAAGAATTATTAATTGGGGATTATGTCTTCAATAACCAAGTATGCTTTGAATATAAAACATTAAAAGATTTCATAGGTAGTGTTGAAAGTAAACGTGTTTTTAATCAAGCAATAGACCAAACAACAAGTTTCCCATACCATTTTGTTATAATCGTTGCAAGTGACATGGAAAAACATGAATACTTCGATGGCCTTGATGGTGAAGCATATGTCTTCGGATGGGATAATTACGATGGAGCAATAGCAAGATTAAACACATTCACAACTGTTAAAGAATGCAGTACAGAAGAAAGAGCTATAAAATTCATGAGACAACAAGCACGAAAATGTATTGATAATAAACATGTTGTTAAAAGATTGAAACAGAAAACTGATAATCCTGCATTCAATTATTTAGCACTTACTAAACATATTGGTGATGATACTGCAGAGTTAATAGTTGATAATCTTGGAGTATATGATTTGGATGACTTATTACAATTAGATAATAATACTTTACAAGAAATTAATGGTGTTGGTAGTAAAAAAGCAGGGATTGTTATGCGTGCAATAAATAAGAAAAAAAGGGGATTATAA
- the pcn gene encoding proliferating cell nuclear antigen (pcna) codes for MTFQLELSNNKIFKDAFSSIRKIIDEVIIECDSEGMRLNALDRSHITFVNMEFKAELFDEYLCDVPEKINVDTEDLNKVLKKCKTSDILKLTVDEGNVILIFEGDATRKFKIRLIDLEYESATPPMINYPVNLTIPTQVLKNAVTDMELFSDKLTFTVTPDYLIISTEGATGDAEVSYIHGEHVKQVYKSTFNIDRIKDMLEASNLSEQCELSLGEDIPLNLKLKLVTGDGELGFLLAPRLEEAD; via the coding sequence ATGACTTTCCAATTAGAACTAAGTAATAATAAAATATTCAAAGATGCCTTTAGCAGCATCCGCAAAATCATAGATGAAGTAATAATAGAATGTGACTCAGAAGGAATGAGACTAAACGCATTAGACCGCAGCCACATAACCTTTGTGAACATGGAATTTAAAGCAGAATTATTTGATGAATACCTTTGCGATGTTCCAGAAAAAATAAATGTTGATACTGAAGACTTAAATAAAGTTTTGAAAAAATGCAAAACATCTGATATTTTGAAACTTACTGTAGATGAAGGTAATGTAATATTAATTTTTGAAGGTGATGCTACAAGGAAATTCAAAATCCGATTAATAGATTTGGAATATGAATCTGCAACACCCCCAATGATTAACTATCCTGTTAATTTAACAATACCAACACAAGTTTTGAAAAATGCAGTAACAGATATGGAACTATTCAGCGACAAATTAACATTCACAGTAACACCCGATTACTTAATAATTTCAACAGAAGGAGCAACAGGAGATGCAGAAGTTTCATATATTCATGGAGAACATGTAAAACAAGTTTACAAATCAACATTCAACATTGATAGAATAAAAGACATGTTAGAAGCAAGCAACTTAAGTGAACAATGCGAATTATCTTTAGGTGAGGATATACCATTAAACTTAAAACTTAAACTTGTAACTGGAGATGGAGAATTAGGATTCCTCCTTGCACCTAGATTAGAAGAAGCTGATTAA